In one Silene latifolia isolate original U9 population chromosome 10, ASM4854445v1, whole genome shotgun sequence genomic region, the following are encoded:
- the LOC141607656 gene encoding uncharacterized protein LOC141607656 — translation MDSTDTSIMPILNDDMKEDTVKAYPIQVPFPQRLLPHGGFLDLIWVLNVAKFIKQTLCCERDASVIETVAMTEECSAVLQTGTPPKLSDPGSFSIPCHIGTQLIDNALCDLVASVSVLPLSLAKRLGLTKFKHTSITVQMTDRSLSRPKGVLDDVPIRIGKFLFPLILLF, via the exons ATGGACAGCACTGATACGTCAATAATGCCTATTCTGAATGACGATATGAAGGAGGATACGGTCAAAGCCTATCCTATTCAAGTTCCTTTTCCACAAAGGTTGTTGCCGCACGGCGGATTCCTGGATCTTATATGGGTTCTTAACGTCG CTAAATTTATTAAGCAGACTTTATGTTGTGAGAGGGATGCTAGTGTTATTGAGACTGTAGCTATGACTGAAGAGTGCAGCGCAGTTCTTCAAACTGGGACCCCTCCTAAGttgtctgacccaggtagtttttccataccatgtcatatagggacccaATTAATcgacaatgctttatgtgaccttgttGCTAGTGTCAGTGTGttacctttgtctcttgctaagagattAGGTTTGACTAAGTTTAAGCATACTAGCATTACTGTACAGATGACCGACCGTTCTTTATCACGGCCTAAAGGAGTTCTGGATGATGTACCTATCAGGATAGGGAAAtttttattcccgttgattttgttgttttaG